The proteins below are encoded in one region of Paenacidovorax monticola:
- a CDS encoding TfoX/Sxy family protein, which yields MPARPLSDETLHLIDAVRTALAHRADVDERTLFGCYSFFVDGKLCIGVKNDELLVRLPPERHAEFQELQNTRELSPEGKMQGYFWIEPNGYATRAQWRYWIDEALAYNPRAKATPQRKPRAAAQPARPGRKRHSIFEDGT from the coding sequence ATGCCTGCCCGCCCGCTGTCCGACGAAACGCTGCACCTGATCGACGCCGTGCGCACGGCCCTGGCGCACCGCGCCGACGTGGACGAGCGCACCCTGTTCGGCTGCTACAGCTTCTTCGTGGACGGCAAGCTCTGCATCGGCGTGAAGAACGACGAGCTGCTCGTGCGCCTGCCGCCCGAGCGGCATGCGGAGTTCCAGGAGCTGCAGAACACGCGCGAACTCTCGCCCGAGGGCAAGATGCAGGGGTACTTCTGGATCGAGCCCAACGGCTACGCCACGCGCGCGCAGTGGCGCTACTGGATTGACGAGGCCCTGGCCTACAACCCGCGCGCCAAGGCCACGCCGCAGCGCAAGCCCCGGGCCGCAGCCCAGCCCGCAAGGCCCGGCAGGAAGCGGCACAGCATTTTCGAGGACGGCACCTGA